From a single Rutidosis leptorrhynchoides isolate AG116_Rl617_1_P2 chromosome 5, CSIRO_AGI_Rlap_v1, whole genome shotgun sequence genomic region:
- the LOC139848214 gene encoding protein SLOW GREEN 1, chloroplastic-like — MESALSISSTPSFHHQKTPFLNSQSLNLINSIPSYPFSKPYNQPTIKIIAATKPQNNPITQTLKHTARTIIFAATAAATAAAVFSKLQKYPAIAEPIAQTETQTLEESQLPNFLPSDSKPITQTDTHEEPILPNFLESNPEAITAMKTLLEQKLEAGEDEESLKLLKKLTSAQPENVEFKFLMARLLNEMGETEQARVALEEILEKNPLSFEALFENALLMDSCGEGELVIKRLEKALDIAVNENKEKEARDIKLIIAQVQFLQKNVDEALKSYDELLSEDPNDFRPYFCKGMIFSLTDKNDEAKVQFEKYRQLSPKKFDVEGYIRSPLSRMKLFGSDEQN; from the coding sequence ATGGAATCAGCTCTCTCAATCTCATCAACACCATCATTCCATCACCAAAAAACCCCATTTCTAAATTCACAATCTTTAAACCTAATCAATTCAATTCCATCTTACCCCTTTTCAAAACCCTACAATCAACCCACCATCAAAATCATCGCCGCAACTAAACCCCAAAACAACCCCATCACCCAAACCCTAAAACACACCGCCCGGACCATCATATTCGCCGCCACAGCCGCCGCCACAGCCGCCGCCGtcttctcgaaattacaaaagtaccccGCTATAGCTGAACCCATTGCCCAAACAGAAACCCAAACCCTTGAAGAATCCCAATTACCAAACTTTTTGCCATCAGATTCCAAACCCATTACCCAAACAGACACCCATGAAGAACCCATATTGCCAAATTTCTTAGAATCCAATCCAGAAGCAATTACTGCTATGAAAACATTACTTGAACAGAAACTAGAAGCAGGTGAAGATGAAGAAAGTTTGAAACTTTTGAAAAAACTCACATCCGCTCAGCCCGAAAACGTTGAATTTAAATTCTTAATGGCAAGATTATTAAACGAAATGGGCGAAACCGAACAGGCTCGAGTAGCATTAGAAGAAATACTCGAAAAGAACCCGCTTTCATTCGAAGCAttatttgaaaatgcattgttaatGGATAGTTGTGGTGAGGGTGAATTGGTAATTAAAAGATTAGAAAAGGCTTTAGACATTGCAGTGAATGAAAATAAGGAAAAAGAAGCAAGGGATATAAAATTGATAATTGCACAAGTTCAATTTTTACAAAAGAATGTTGATGAGGCTTTAAAGAGTTATGATGAGTTACTAAGTGAAGACCCGAATGATTTTCGACCGTACTTTTGTAAAGGAATGATTTTTAGCTTGACCGATAAGAACGATGAAGCGAAAGTTCAGTTTGAAAAGTATCGTCAGCTTTCGCCAAAGAAGTTTGATGTGGAAGGGTATATTAGATCACCATTGTCAAGAATGAAGCTTTTTGGGAGTGATGAACAAAATTAA